Proteins from one Triticum aestivum cultivar Chinese Spring chromosome 7A, IWGSC CS RefSeq v2.1, whole genome shotgun sequence genomic window:
- the LOC123148362 gene encoding disease resistance protein RGA5 — MEVAAGAMSPLLRKLGDLLVDEYNLENRVKKGIQSLETELSFMHSALRKVGEMPSHELDPQVCIWADKVRELSYEIEDAVDAFMVRVEEEEGCHHAGPINTKKRVKKFLKRATKLFRKGKGLHQISSAIDEAQDLAKQLAELRQRYGLEMQGTKAGSTIDPRLTAMYKDVTELVGIADPCEKMIKMLKIEGDEGSKKGLKVVSVVGFGGLGKTTLAKAVYDRIKARFLCAAFVSVSRNPDVSRVFKDMLYELDKVQFGHIHNANMDEKQLIDKLQEFLENKSYLIVIDDIWDDKAWKFIKCAFSENNHCCRLITTTRIASVAEACCSSTDDIIYRKDPLNDEDSRRLFHKRIFSHGKECPNELAQISIDILKKCGGVPLAIITIASLLVVNQRIKSIDQWYALLKLIGRGLEGDACVEDMQRILSFSYYDLPSHLKTCLLYLSVFPEDYVLGRDRLIWRWIAEGFVQGGKQETSLYDLGESYFNELINRGLIQPVDIDIDGRAKACHVRDMVLDLICSLSIKDNFLTILDGIKRNKPNSPSKIRRLSIQNTMVEPTTLRLDTRTMPQVRSVTLFPSAIDQMTSLSCFQVLRVLDLEYCDLREIGHKINMRCVVNLLHLRYLGLRSTYVLPKEIGKLQFLQTLDLVETGLKELVPSIVQLQHLMCIHFDKYTKLPLGMGNLTSLEELSELHVDRYSSGIVEELSHLIELRVLRINFEESDENQDKDFVEALGNLRKLQSLDINGNDGCVDLLREGWVPPQQLHRLAVLNGKDNRFLTLPAWISPSSLPLLSYLNIWLDEVQAKDVQIIGMLPCLRFLMLGAWRRIEEPEAECFVVTADAFPCVRECIFFNFVMAPSFPRGAMPMVQLAQFCFRACDIANANLDLSICHLTSLEQVRVDLWCKKASTGEVKEAEAALWLAVAAHPCCPTLYSRRR; from the exons ATGGAGGTTGCAGCAGGTGCGATGAGTCCCCTCCTCCGCAAGCTCGGCGACCTGCTCGTCGACGAGTACAACCTGGAAAACAGAGTGAAGAAAGGAATCCAGTCACTAGAGACAGAGCTGTCATTTATGCACTCCGCACTCCGCAAGGTGGGCGAGATGCCATCTCACGAGCTCGACCCACAGGTCTGCATCTGGGCAGACAAGGTGAGGGAGCTGTCCTATGAAATCGAAGACGCTGTCGATGCTTTCATGGTGcgcgtggaggaggaggagggctgtCACCATGCTGGCCCAATCAACACCAAAAAGAGAGTTAAGAAGTTCCTTAAACGAGCCACCAAATTGTTCCGCAAGGGAAAGGGTCTGCATCAGATCTCCAGTGCCATCGACGAAGCTCAAGATCTTGCTAAACAGTTGGCCGAGCTACGTCAAAGGTATGGGCTTGAAATGCAGGGCACCAAGGCTGGTTCTACTATTGACCCTCGTCTGACAGCTATGTACAAAGATGTGACGGAGCTTGTTGGTATTGCCGACCCTTGTGAAAAGATGATCAAGATGCTGAAGATAGAGGGCGATGAGGGTTCCAAGAAAGGATTGAAGGTAGTCTCGGTCGTTGGATTTGGCGGGTTGGGTAAGACAACTCTTGCCAAAGCAGTGTATGATAGGATTAAAGCACGATTTCTATGTGCAGCTTTTGTTTCTGTGTCCCGGAATCCTGATGTGAGTAGAGTTTTCAAGGATATGCTCTATGAGCTCGACAAGGTCCAGTTTGGGCACATTCATAATGCAAACATGGATGAAAAGCAGCTTATTGACAAACTACAAGAATTCCTTGAGAACAAAAG CTATCTCATCGTGATAGATGACATATGGGATGACAAAGCCTGGAAATTTATCAAGTGTGCTTTTTCTGAGAACAATCACTGTTGTCGACTAATCACAACAACCCGTATAGCCAGTGTTGCTGAAGCATGCTGCTCTTCAACTGATGATATAATTTATAGAAAGGATCCTCTTAATGATGAGGACTCCAGAAGGCTCTTTCATAAACGAATATTTTCTCATGGAAAAGAGTGCCCTAATGAATTGGCTCAAATATCTATAGACATCTTGAAGAAATGTGGCGGGGTACCACTGGCCATCATTACTATAGCAAGTCTTTTGGTTGTTAATCAACGGATAAAATCAATTGATCAATGGTATGCTTTGCTTAAATTGATCGGTCGGGGACTTGAAGGAGATGCTTGTGTGGAGGACATGCAAAGGATATTGTCATTCAGCTATTACGATCTACCTTCTCATTTGAAGACTTGTTTATTATATTTAAGTGTATTCCCGGAAGATTACGTGCTTGGGCGAGATCGGTTAATATGGAGATGGATTGCCGAAGGTTTTGTCCAAGGTGGAAAACAAGAAACTAGTTTGTATGATCTCGGGGAGAGTTATTTCAATGAACTTATAAATAGAGGCCTGATCCAGCCTGTAGACATTGATATTGATGGAAGGGCGAAAGCTTGTCATGTTCGTGATATGGTGCTCGATCTCATTTGTTCACTCTCAATAAAAGACAACTTTCTTACCATATTGGATGGTATTAAGCGGAACAAGCCTAATTCACCAAGCAAGATTCGCAGGCTATCCATTCAAAATACCATGGTAGAACCCACCACCCTTCGGCTTGATACTAGGACCATGCCACAAGTGCGGTCTGTTACTCTCTTTCCTTCTGCTATTGATCAGATGACGTCTCTTTCATGCTTCCAAGTTCTTCGTGTATTGGATTTGGAATACTGTGATCTCAGAGAGATTGGCCATAAGATTAACATGAGGTGTGTCGTGAATTTATTACACCTAAGGTATCTAGGGCTAAGAAGTACATATGTGCTTCCGAAGGAAATTGGAAAGCTACAGTTTCTGCAAACATTGGACTTAGTAGAAACTGGTCTAAAAGAGTTGGTGCCAAGTATTGTTCAGCTACAACATCTGATGTGCATACACTTTGATAAGTATACAAAACTACCACTTGGAATGGGGAACCTGACATCCCTAGAAGAGCTGAGTGAACTCCATGTGGACCGTTATTCCTCGGGCATTGTGGAAGAGCTTAGTCATCTCATTGAGCTGAGGGTGCTCCGAATTAATTTCGAAGAATCTGATGAGAACCAGGATAAAGATTTTGTAGAGGCCCTAGGCAATCTGCGCAAATTGCAAAGTCTAGATATTAATGGTAATGATGGATGTGTGGATCTCCTGCGGGAAGGCTGGGTGCCCCCTCAACAATTACATAGACTGGCGGTGTTGAATGGAAAGGACAACAGGTTCTTAACACTACCAGCGTGGATTAGTCCTTCATCGCTGCCACTCCTCTCATACCTGAATATATGGCTGGATGAAGTTCAGGCCAAGGATGTCCAGATCATCGGGATGCTGCCATGTCTTCGTTTTCTCATGCTTGGGGCGTGGCGGCGGATAGAAGAGCCCGAGGCAGAATGTTTCGTGGTTACCGCTGATGCATTCCCATGTGTTAGAGAGTGCATATTCTTCAATTTTGTTATGGCGCCATCATTTCCACGAGGAGCTATGCCAATGGTTCAGCTGGCCCAATTCTGTTTCCGAGCATGTGACATTGCCAATGCTAATTTGGACTTGAGCATCTGTCACCTAACTTCCCTAGAGCAGGTCCGCGTTGACCTCTGGTGTAAGAAGGCCAGCACTGGGGAGGTGAAGGAGGCTGAGGCTGCACTTTGGCTCGCTGTGGCCGCCCATCCCTGCTGCCCCACTCTCTATAGCAGGAGGAGGTGA